In one Gossypium hirsutum isolate 1008001.06 chromosome D09, Gossypium_hirsutum_v2.1, whole genome shotgun sequence genomic region, the following are encoded:
- the LOC107892663 gene encoding loricrin isoform X1 produces MGIFARSFVVIFSCILLLNGFIAADHHVIEGDKHLLHRLILNKDQEDGQEHEVHRRSLTLGLLGLAALGGLAARHNAGGGGGAIAHATADRAAAVHSAFHKAAAQAAADGTAAAQSAFRKAASQVASDVAARVTGGLKGGIGGGSLTGGGGGSLIGGGRSSVGGSATGSLSGRGAAVGGGGSSVGGSATGSLSGRGAAVGGGGSSVGGSATGSLSGRGAAVGGGGGSVGGSAGGSVGSGLTGGGGYGGNIGGVSFGGSKVFGGGGGA; encoded by the coding sequence ATGGGTATTTTTGCTCGCTCGTTTGTGGTCATATTCTCATGTATTCTACTTTTGAATGGTTTTATAGCTGCTGATCATCATGTTATAGAAGGTGACAAGCATTTGCTTCATCGTTTAATTTTAAACAAGGACCAGGAAGATGGTCAAGAACATGAAGTACATAGAAGGTCTTTAACACTTGGTCTTCTTGGTCTTGCTGCTCTTGGTGGATTAGCAGCTAGACATAAtgctggtggtggtggtggagcaaTTGCACATGCTACTGCTGATAGAGCAGCTGCTGTCCATTCTGCTTTTCATAAAGCAGCTGCACAAGCTGCTGCTGATGGAACAGCTGCTGCCCAATCTGCTTTTCGTAAAGCAGCTTCACAAGTTGCCTCTGATGTAGCTGCTCGAGTTACTGGAGGCTTAAAAGGTGGCATTGGTGGAGGTAGTTTAACAGGTGGAGGAGGAGGCAGTTTAATAGGTGGAGGTAGAAGCAGTGTTGGAGGTAGTGCTACCGGTTCCCTCAGTGGGCGTGGTGCTGCCGTTGGTGGAGGTGGAAGCAGTGTTGGAGGTAGTGCTACCGGTTCCCTCAGTGGGCGTGGTGCTGCCGTTGGTGGAGGTGGAAGCAGTGTTGGAGGTAGTGCTACCGGTTCCCTTAGTGGACGTGGTGCTGCTGTTGGTGGAGGTGGAGGTAGTGTTGGAGGTAGTGCTGGAGGTAGTGTTGGAAGTGGTTTAACGGGTGGAGGTGGATATGGAGGTAATATTGGTGGAGTAAGTTTCGGAGGTAGTAAGGTTTTTGGAGGAGGAGGTGGAGCTTAG
- the LOC107892663 gene encoding glycine-rich protein 23 isoform X2 — protein MGIFARSFVVIFSCILLLNGFIAADHHVIEGDKHLLHRLILNKDQEDGQEHEVHRRSLTLGLLGLAALGGLAARHNAGGGGGAIAHATADRAAAVHSAFHKAAAQAAADGTAAAQSAFRKAASQVASDVAARVTGGLKGGIGGGSLTGGGGGSLIGGGRSSVGGSATGSLSGRGAAVGGGGSSVGGSATGSLSGRGAAVGGGGGSVGGSAGGSVGSGLTGGGGYGGNIGGVSFGGSKVFGGGGGA, from the exons ATGGGTATTTTTGCTCGCTCGTTTGTGGTCATATTCTCATGTATTCTACTTTTGAATGGTTTTATAGCTGCTGATCATCATGTTATAGAAGGTGACAAGCATTTGCTTCATCGTTTAATTTTAAACAAGGACCAGGAAGATGGTCAAGAACATGAAGTACATAGAAGGTCTTTAACACTTGGTCTTCTTGGTCTTGCTGCTCTTGGTGGATTAGCAGCTAGACATAAtgctggtggtggtggtggagcaaTTGCACATGCTACTGCTGATAGAGCAGCTGCTGTCCATTCTGCTTTTCATAAAGCAGCTGCACAAGCTGCTGCTGATGGAACAGCTGCTGCCCAATCTGCTTTTCGTAAAGCAGCTTCACAAGTTGCCTCTGATGTAGCTGCTCGAGTTACTGGAGGCTTAAAAGGTGGCATTGGTGGAGGTAGTTTAACAGGTGGAGGAGGAGGCAGTTTAATAGGTGGAGGTAGAAGCAGTGTTGGAG GTAGTGCTACCGGTTCCCTCAGTGGGCGTGGTGCTGCCGTTGGTGGAGGTGGAAGCAGTGTTGGAGGTAGTGCTACCGGTTCCCTTAGTGGACGTGGTGCTGCTGTTGGTGGAGGTGGAGGTAGTGTTGGAGGTAGTGCTGGAGGTAGTGTTGGAAGTGGTTTAACGGGTGGAGGTGGATATGGAGGTAATATTGGTGGAGTAAGTTTCGGAGGTAGTAAGGTTTTTGGAGGAGGAGGTGGAGCTTAG